TGGGCAAATGGCACAAGAAGATGTGGCAGAATTGTCCACAACCAATGAAGAACTTCAAGGTGCTTCTGAAGGTGTAAAAGGTACCCTTGACCAATCTTTGGCTCCGTTTTCCTCTATGAAATCATGGGATTTGGAGCATGTCCAAATTAGTGATGTTGCCTTGCCCACTGATGGAGCACTAGCCTTTGATAGGTTGAGAGGAAACATAGAAGGTTTTTCCACAGACAAAATCAGTGCTCGTGGTGTTTGTGATTCATATCAAAACAATGTCAGGGACATCGGTATAGCCAGCAATCAAGTCGCAGTATTTGATGAAACAGTAGAGTATCTGAACGGTTGTTCCATTACCAATGTCTTTGAAGTGGATCCAGAGCCAGTAGTAGAGAGAGCTCATTTAGAACGAGAAGGAGGTCTCGGATCTGTGGAGTTTAGCCAGGAGAAAGAGCGTAGTAGCACTGAGCTCATTAGCTATAGTGATGGTCAATATTTGGAGGGGAAAGAGCCTGAGCTTTTTGATGAGAAACTGGACCCACTTTCTGAATCAAATGTGGATCAGCTTCATGAGAATCCATCCTCATTGACTTTGGAAACCGAAGATATCTTTGAATCGAAGGGTTTCACACACTCCGAAGATCTCATGCAATACCAAACTTCACAGGCTAAGGTCAGTTGAGTTCCGTTGCTATGTTTATCCAGCACTTGCAGCTAATTTAGGAGATTTGTTTgcgttttaatgtttttaaagatatttttgataggttggttttcttttgctaTGAATAGttgctgcacaaaatttttctttttctaaataaattggCACCACAGAAGATACAAGTTGCAGAGTCGTATGAATTTCACTTGTTAAAATCTAGGAGATTGGCTGGAAcaggctaattttggccaggaAGAAAGAGTATTGCAAGAGGTTGCAGAATGGTAGTGAAGCTTCTGCATCCCCAAACTTAGTATGTTGTACCTGTACTTTAGAGTAGAAGCTTCTCTATCTTGAGAGCTCTTGTCCAACTATCCTTCCCAATTTGATGTGAAGTGAGCAATTGATACCAGAATAGTGGTAGACCTCCTGCACCTGAAGTTCCAACATTTTCTCCACTTTTGACTATCCATAATTAAAAGCTTTTCTTTGTATTTAAAGTTATGGTTTCACTAGCTATGACATGCCCCTGAAATTGTCGATGCCTTTCATGTTTGTGGACTGCACTGCATGGTTTGATGCTAATCAAGctactttttttaattgtttctttATGCACCATGTTTTTGGTAGAGTGACTCCTGCTGACTATGTCTCTGCTCTTCTATTGATGTCATTTTGCAATTTCAGACAGAGACAGTTGAACTGCATGAATTCATTGATGATGTTATTCACGATATGGAAGAAATCCTACTTGATTCTGCCGAGTCTCCCAGTTCCAAGTTTCCAGTTCTCACTCAAGATAAGAAGACTTCTCCATCTCAGTTGACTCTACCCTCAAGAGATGGTGGGTTGACTGCTTCAACCTCTGGCAGTGATGATATTGATGCATTTAAGCACAAGATTATGAGAATTGATGGGGCAGAGGTGATTGGGGCAAGGCAGAAGAAGGGGGATGTCTCATTCAGTGAAAGACTGGTTGGCGTGAAGGAATATACTGTGTACCGAATAAAGGTGTGGAGCGGCCAGGATTACTGGGAAGTGGAAAGGCGATATCGTGATTTTTTAACCCTCTACCGCCGTTTGAAAGATATATTTGCTGATCAAGGCTGGAGTCTTCCTTCTTGCTGGTCCTCGATAGACAAGGAATCCAGCACTCTCTTTGGAAGTGCCTCTCCTGATGTTGTTGCAGAGAGAAGTGTTATAATTCAAGAGTGTCTCCACTCAATTCTCCACTCCAGATATTTCTTTGGCTGCCATAAGGCAGTCACATGGTTTTTGTCTCCTTTAGATTCGCATCCAGGATCTCCTGAATCAAATAGATTGGTTCATctgtcttcatttgattctagaGGGACAAATGCAGAAACAGCATCTCCTTTAGGGAAGACAATTTCACTCATTCTTGAAATTCGTCCACACAAATCAATAAAGCAGATGATGGAAGCTCAGCATTATTATTGCGCTGGATGCCACAAACATTTTGATGACAGCAAGAATCTAGTGACAGACTTTGTGCAGTCACTAGGCTGGGGTAAGCCTAGACGATGTGAATACACGGGTCAGTTGTACTGTTATACCTGCCATACAAATGACGCTGCGGTCTTGCCTGCAAGAGTGTTGCACAATTGGGATTTTGCAGAGTATCCAGTTTGTCAATTGGCCAAGTCATATCTGGACTCCATTCATGACCAAGTaatcaaagatttttttatctatatatataaaaaataaaccagCATCTTATGCTGCAATATGCCAATGTCTACCTCATTTCCATGAACCAGATTCTTCTATGTGTTAGGACAGAAATGCTTGTGGTGGTCAATAGACTCAATAGCATCCGTCTTTTGTATAGGTGCCTCCTTTTTTTTACTAATGCcttgtattttcttttccagcCCATGCTTTGTGTCAGTGCGGTAAatccttttctcttctcaaaGGTTCCAGCCCTTCTCCAAGTCATGGGTCTTAGGAAAAAGATAGGATCTATGCTGCCTTGTGTTCGCTGCCCATTTCAGAGGTCCATCAATAGGGGACTTGGGTCTCGCAGATATCTTCTCGAGAGCAATGATTTTTTTGCCCTGAGAGATCTGATCGATCTTTCTAAAGGGGCATTTGCAGGTTACCTTCTAATTAATAACTTCTTTTGTTGCGGATGGTTTAATCTATTATGATTTGGGTTTCTCTCAAAGATTTATGCCTGAATATGACCGTCAATGTCCTTCTATATTCTAAGTTGAAGTTCATGCTCTTGTAGTAGTATCTCCCATGTTGGATCAGTTGCTGGGCATTGCATGCTTTACTTTAGATTTTGCCTTTACGAAGCTGTGGATATCTTGTAATCACAGTTCCCATACAATCGATCATGTTAACAGTCGACTGGCTTTAACTTGTGTCTAGTCCATTACTATTGAATGGTGTAAGCATAACATATGTCTGGTGGCCTGTTAGTTATATCCACTTGGCTGCAAGTATAAATAATGTTAATCTGACGAATTGCAGCTCTCCCGGTGATGCTGGAAACTGTCTCAAGGAAGATCCTGGAGCATATTACGGAGCAGTGCCTCATATGTTGTGATGTGGGAGTTCCCTGTGGCGCCAGACAAGCCTGCAATGACCCTTCCTCACTGATTTTTCCTTTCCAGGTAGGCACTGATAACTCTGGTTTCACATTCACCTCGGAAATACAAAAATGTGCATACCCTTATGTCAATGTGTGATCAATCAATATGCAGACGTCAATGGATCTTAATGAGGCTGAGTGAAGTGCGCATGCACCAAGATCTGATAGTTTGTACATGTAGTATACTAACACAGCAAAAGGCAGAATTGATTTTTTGACAGTGAAATCGGTAGCTAAGGTGTTCTACTTGGAATTTTCTGATTTGTTGGTAAAAGCTAGGCTAATCCTAGGTTTTGACAATTGACTGTTGATAGGATGCTGTGCATTGTCTGTGATGCCCTCATATAAGAGTGATGCATTGATTGCTATATTTGATGATGTCTCCATGATTTTAATAGGaagatttttctctctttcaaaacAGGAAGATGAGGTTGAAAAGTGTAGATCTTGTGAACAATTGTACCACAAGCAATGCTTCAAAAAGCTTGGGACATGCCCATGTCGGTCACAACTTGAGGTGTACGAGTCTCTCGAATCCTTTAAGACAGAAAGTGACAATGCTAGCGATGAGATGAATGGAGCTCTAGTTTTGCCAAGAAGTAGATCAGGTTCTGTATATACTTCTGGACTACTTTCTGGACTTTTCTCTAAGGCCAAATCTGGTAAGTTGAAAGATcatagaggaggaggaggcaatgTTATTCTAATGGGTTCACTACCAAGCACTTCTCTGTAATTCTTGTAGCTATTTTGCAACCAAACAGGATCtattttttgcctttttacCCAATGGACTTAAGGCGTGTATTGCTGCTCTTGGTATGAATTGAATAATTGGAGCAGGGGAAACGATTGTCCGCATGTTAGGTTGGGGAATTTgagatttgattctttttttggattgtATGTGTAACATAAACCAACAATCATCAGCTGTGTAATTACCAATGTATCAATTGTATTGATAGATGCATTCTTATTTTGGCGATCTTTTCAAGttatccttctttttccttgctgTTTATCCTGATCATTCATTTAATGAGACGCTCAATTGAGGTTGTGTTCCTCTTTAGGTACTCTCTGGGTGGAAACATGTTACAGATATATTTGCAATCCAGTAACAAAGAAAGAATGACcgcaaacattttttttcctttatgggGTCCTGGCCGACCTTTGGAAAAGGGTTAAAGTAGCTGATGTTGGTGAAAGCAATAGAAGTAGTCCTAAAGCAACGGAGTGTtactatttctttcttttgatgattGATGATTCTTTGCCTCACCCCAAATCAGCTAAGCAGTTGTAAAGTGAGCATCTGTCTTAGTTCTTTGCCAACTTTGACCATTTCCTTTTCTAACAAGTTATGCCCCACGCGTTAAAGATTGTTTAAAATGTGGCCCCATGGTCCTGTTCTGGATTATGCCTTTCTAAGGACAATCGCCATATAAAGTTATGGTTGTCTGAGGTGATTATGTGATTAGCAGATCATCCGCCTTCTAAAAGAGTCATGATGGTAAAAGTGACAAAACAGAGCTCATATCTCAGGGAGGTAGTGAAAGCATATGAACTTGACCAGCCCAGAAAAATCAACATTTCAGTAATGAATTTTCTGTCGACAAATACTTACAGGTATGCCACATATTAAGAAGTGGCGGTATTGAACAATGCAACAAAGGTTCTGCTTTCTTCTGTTTATCACCCATTTCTAAAAAACTCCCAAAAATTCAGTATGTTGTATGATGAATATATATTTCAGGACCTTGAATAACAATCTGCAACTCCTGTGGATGTCTTTAGTTCCCTTCCACTGTTATAAACTTCGATGGAGGAAATTTAGGACCTCAGATTCGGTAGTCTTCGTGAGCATTCATGCCTTTGTTTTGAGTTCACCTTGGACACTGATAGGACTGAGGGAACCATTTCAACAAGAGGAAGTGCTTTAACTTGATCACCAGAGCAAATATACCGTGGCATGGAAAGTGCATCAGCGCAACCGAAACATACCTTCAAGTTCCACATAAACCAGATAAATAGTCAGTCTGTTAGCCATCTTATGATCTATGCAGAATGCTTTTGCCACTTAAGGGTTGGGACAGAGCGGTCTGGACCATGCAACTATTCGGATCCTAAACCAAATTCATGCTAATGACTTCTGAATTCGCAAGGACAAGAGGATGGACAAGATTACATACCACAGTGGGGCATACGAAGATGACAAGTCAAGAAATGGATACGGCCACCTGTTCATTTGACCATGTGAATTCACAGTTAGGAAAACAATGAACCTAGAACACTTTTCTGGTCTGTCAATGCAAAGAATG
The nucleotide sequence above comes from Eucalyptus grandis isolate ANBG69807.140 chromosome 2, ASM1654582v1, whole genome shotgun sequence. Encoded proteins:
- the LOC104418042 gene encoding uncharacterized protein LOC104418042 is translated as MINGAGGREESSGVAFPDPLDARNSKADGDGVGDGVGDGDSASPQSQYSSCGESEFERYCSANSVMGTPSLCSSVNYTDCLESDFGSFRSSGFGDDGGLEGFSLGGKHERNFGDRRPESSVVGFNKDEVIKNEMKLSDSAAGVDSRGSKAFESATTHGSRSTTVLDNSGEGGSEGARVGNASDHGFTSGLSSGQDLHMDGGEWGREDEEGSSMYCCSEDEESMYNCSSDDDRGKDLSYLRNSRHIQNRETKDGDLNPLVMNSSVAFGSDDWDDFVEEAGKTSVGPLMLDMVNGQRQLNQKNGYDLSDVGQMAQEDVAELSTTNEELQGASEGVKGTLDQSLAPFSSMKSWDLEHVQISDVALPTDGALAFDRLRGNIEGFSTDKISARGVCDSYQNNVRDIGIASNQVAVFDETVEYLNGCSITNVFEVDPEPVVERAHLEREGGLGSVEFSQEKERSSTELISYSDGQYLEGKEPELFDEKLDPLSESNVDQLHENPSSLTLETEDIFESKGFTHSEDLMQYQTSQAKTETVELHEFIDDVIHDMEEILLDSAESPSSKFPVLTQDKKTSPSQLTLPSRDGGLTASTSGSDDIDAFKHKIMRIDGAEVIGARQKKGDVSFSERLVGVKEYTVYRIKVWSGQDYWEVERRYRDFLTLYRRLKDIFADQGWSLPSCWSSIDKESSTLFGSASPDVVAERSVIIQECLHSILHSRYFFGCHKAVTWFLSPLDSHPGSPESNRLVHLSSFDSRGTNAETASPLGKTISLILEIRPHKSIKQMMEAQHYYCAGCHKHFDDSKNLVTDFVQSLGWGKPRRCEYTGQLYCYTCHTNDAAVLPARVLHNWDFAEYPVCQLAKSYLDSIHDQPMLCVSAVNPFLFSKVPALLQVMGLRKKIGSMLPCVRCPFQRSINRGLGSRRYLLESNDFFALRDLIDLSKGAFAALPVMLETVSRKILEHITEQCLICCDVGVPCGARQACNDPSSLIFPFQEDEVEKCRSCEQLYHKQCFKKLGTCPCRSQLEVYESLESFKTESDNASDEMNGALVLPRSRSGSVYTSGLLSGLFSKAKSGKLKDHRGGGGNVILMGSLPSTSL